TTTCTAGTAGTTGAAAACACTTCCGACAATCTGTACGGACAAGCAGTATTTAGGATTTTTTCTGTGGGTATGGGTTCTGATCTTTAGTGCTCCATGTTGGAATGGGTGCCTTGTAGATTGATAACAGTGCAGCTTATTTTACGTTTGTCACCAATAGGCCATAGAAAGCGCAATAGGTGGAAATGCCTACCAGCACAGCAAAGTGAACCAGTGGACAACAAGTGTGGTGGAACAAACACTAAGCCAACTCACAAAGCTGGGGAAGCCTTTCAAGTATATTGGTGAGCTcaactttctcttttctgttaaaGCTGGTACAGCCAAGTGCACTGATGGGTAGGGGGTGGGCGAAGATCTTAGCAAGAACCATGTCTGTAGAATACTCATTagcatgtatatatgcatatgtgtgtatgtatgtactaTGCTAAGCAAAAATGTAGCTAAATGTTAATTAACATTAGTGATAAATTAATAAAAGCTTCTCTACTGACTAACAGTGACCTGTGTGATTATGCAAAAGAATGGTGCTGGGCTACATACAGCAAGCTCTTGCTTCTGGGACAACTCCAGTGATGGTAAGGAACAGAACTGTTGGATTTTTCAGCTTGCAACTTTAATGCAAGTCTCCTTGAGACTAGGCAGCATACTTTTCTTTTTGCGAAGTGCTATGGTTTTGGAGTAATAGCATacagtttggtatttttttccatttggctgTGATGCTAACTCTGCTATATATGAAATGCTTAGCTGTTGTGAAAGCTTCATTCTTAAGATTCTTAATGTAAATGATTACAAACATGCATATAAGGACATGCATTTAAGCACTGtaactttcttctctctctgaaaCCCTTTTTTGTATTTGTAGGAACCTGCACTGTGAGATGGGAGAATAAGACTATGTACTGTATTGTCAGTGCCTTTGGACTTGCGATATAATTGCCTTGAAATCATTCATCCTTCTCTTTTCTACTCCAGCACTTGATTCCATCTCTACTCAAACTGTGAATACACTGAACAACTTCtgtttttaatgtact
This genomic window from Accipiter gentilis chromosome 5, bAccGen1.1, whole genome shotgun sequence contains:
- the DYNLT1 gene encoding dynein light chain Tctex-type 1, with product MDDFQSGEETSFVVDEVSSIIKEAIESAIGGNAYQHSKVNQWTTSVVEQTLSQLTKLGKPFKYIVTCVIMQKNGAGLHTASSCFWDNSSDGTCTVRWENKTMYCIVSAFGLAI